TTATATCATCAAAAGCAATCTCCAGTCCATCACTTAATGTAGGAACTAATTCAAGAGAATCTGCTAGTGTTTCTGCTTTAATATAGTCTGCGTTAGTCAGTACTGTCTGAGCAATTGATGGCTCTTCCTGTAGCTGTATATGGATACGATCTGTCACTTCAAATCCAGAGTCCTTACGTAGGTTCTGTATACGGTTAACCAATTCTCGTGCCACACCTTCTTTTTTGAGCTCTTCACTTATCGTAACATCTAGAGCTACTGTTACTCCAGCATTACTTGCAACTAGCCACCCTTCAATGTCTTGCGATGTTATCTCAACGTCACCAGCCTGCAAAATAGTATTTTCCCCATTAATTTCGACTGTTAATTCTCCATCTTGCTCAATTTTTGCAATATCCTCAGCTTGTAGTGAGTTTATCTTGCTGGCAATGAGTTTCATATCCTTCCCAAAACGAGGTCCTAATACCTTAAAATTAGGTTTGATTTGCTTCACTAAGATCCCAGAATCATCAGAAATGAGCTCAATTTCCTTCACATTTACCTCAGACTTAATCAAATCTGCCACGGCAAGGATCTCATTTTTATCATTTTCATTAAGCACAGGGATCATAATACGCTGCAAAGGTTGGCGTACTTTGATTTTTTCTTTTGCTCTTAATGAGAGTGTTAGTGAGCTTACTATTTGTGCTTTTTGCATTTTATGCTCAAGAGCAACATCTATATAAGTTGCATCACTCACTGGAAATTCTGCAAGGTGTATGCTTTCAAAATCTTCTCTTCCAGTAGCTGCATTTAAGTCTTTATAGAGTTTTTCCATAAAGAATGGTGCCACAGGAGCGCTAAGCTTTGCTACAGTCTCAAGACAAGTATATAGTGTTTGGTATGCAGAGATTTTATCTGTTGCATATTCACCTTTCCAAAAACGTCTTCTACTTAATCGTACAAACCAGTTAGATAGGTTTTCTTGTACAAAGGTGTCTATCGCTCTAGTTGCTTTGGTAGGCTCGTATTCTTCATAAAACTTATCTACAGTTGCGATAAGACTATGAAGTTCAGATAGTATCCACCTGTCTATTTCAGGTCGTTGAGAAAGTGCTATTTCCGCTTCCGCGAAAGAGAAATTATCAAGGTTTGCATACAGTGCAAAGAAGTTGTACGTGTTATAAAGCGTCCCAAAGAACTTACGCTTTACTTCTTCTATTCCTTCTAGATCAAACTTGAGATTGTCCCAAGGGTTTGCGTTAGAAATCATGTACCAGCGTGTTGCATCTGGACCGTATTTTTCTAAGGTCTCAAAAGGATCTGTTGCATTACCAAGACGCTTAGACATCTTTTGCCCGTTCTTGTCAAGTACTAGTCCGTTAGAAACTACATTTTTATAAGCAACATCGTCAAAAATCATCGTTGCAATTGCGTGCAGCGTGTAAAACCATCCACGAGTTTGATCTACGCCTTCGGCTATAAAATCTGCTTTACGCCAAGTGTCTTCTACGAGTTCTTTATTTTCAAAAGGGTAGTGCCATTGTGCATACGGCATAGATCCAGAGTCAAACCATACATCAATAAGGTCTGCCTCACGTGACATAGGCTTCCCGCTCTCTGATACTAAAGTGATTTTATCTACAATGTTTTTATGGAGATCTACGAGCTCATAATTCTCCTCACTCATATCGCCCACTTTAAATCCTTCAAAAGGATCTGCATCCATCACACCTTTGTCAAGTGCTTTTTGGATTTCGGCTTTAAGTTCGGCTATAGAGCCTATGAGGATTTCTTCTTTCCCGTCTTCCGTTCTCCATATAGGAAGCGGTATTCCCCAGAAACGGCTACGTGATAAGTTCCAGTCGTTTGCATTTGCAAGCCAGTTTCCAAAACGTCCTTCACCTGTAGACTTAGGTTTCCAATTTACACCAAGGTTAAGCTCGTGCATACGATCTTTAAAATCGGTCACTTTTATAAACCAAGAATCTAGCGGGTAGTAAAGTACCGGCTTATCTGTACGCCAGCAATGTGGGTAACTGTGCACGTACTTCTCTACCTTAAAGGCTTTGTTTTCTTCTTTTAAGCGTATCGCAAGTTCCACGTCCATAGAACGTTCTGGAGCCTCACCATCTGCATAATATTCATTCTTGATGTACTTGTTTCCAAACTCTTTGAGCTCAGGGCGAAATTTACCCTGAAGATCCACAAGCGGCACAAGGTTACCATCTTCATTTTTAATAAGAAGTGGCGGAATTTCTGGTGAAGCTAGCTTTGCAACCAAAGCATCATCTGCACCAAAAGTAGGTGCTGTGTGTACGATACCTGTTCCATCCTCTGTCGTTACAAAGTCTCCAGCTATCACACGGAAAGCATCTTGAGGATTATCATTAGGTTGTACAAAGTCAAATAGTTGCTCGTAGCGAAGTTCAAGAAGGTCTGCTCCTTTAAATTCTCTAGCTACATAGTATGGTATTTTCTTATCTCCAGCAGTATATGCGTCCAGTTCCTCTTTCGCGGAAGCGGAAACAAATTTCTTATCAAACTGCTTAGAGATTAAATTCTTTGCAAGGATAACTTTTACTGGCTCAAATGTGTACTGGTTAAATGTCTCAACAAGTACATAATCTATCTTCTTCCCTACGGTAAGTGCTGTGTTTGAAGGTAGTGTCCAAGGAGTCGTCGTCCAGGCGATAAAGTAGGTCTGCCCATCTGCAAGTTCTTTTGCAAGTGGGTTTTCACCTTGATCTGTGATTTTAAATTGTGCAACTACCGTAGTATCTGTCACATCGCGGTAACAGCCAGGCTGGTTAAGTTCGTGAGAGCTTAATCCCGTTCCCGCCTTAGGAGAATACGGCTGGATGGTGTAGCCTTTGTACAGTAAATCTTTGTTATAGATTTGCTTAAGTAGCCACCATACGGTTTCCATATACTTGGCCTTGTAGGTGATGTATGGGTCTTCCATATCTACCCAGTAGCCCATTTTTTCGGTAAGGTCGTTCCAGATATCCGTGTAGCGCATCACGGCTTTTTTACAAGCTTCGTTATACTCTTCTACAGTGATTTTTGTGCCGATATCTTCTTTGGTAATACCAAGTTCTTTTTCAACACCAAGTTCTACAGGAAGTCCGTGTGTATCCCATCCCGCTTTACGCTTAACCTGAAAGCCTTTCATCGTTTTGTAACGAGGAAAAATATCTTTAATCGCACGTGCTAGTACGTGGTGTACACCCGGTAGTCCGTTTGCCGAAGGTGGTCCTTCAAAAAACACATACGGTTTTGCTCCTTCTCGAGAAGTAACCGACTTCTCAAAAACGTCATTTTCTTTCCAATAGGCAAGTACCTCGCTAGCGATGTTAGGAAGGTCTAATCCTTTATATTCAGTGAACTTAGCGCTCATTTTGTAGTCTTTAAATGTTGTGCGCGAATTTACGAGATTTTTAGGCAATAAAGAAGCGCCTCAAGATGATAACATCTTGAGGCGCTTCTTTGAAATTTATTAATAACTAAAGTTTATAAGCAAGCCCCAGTTGAAACACTGAAGCCTTGATTCCATCTCGATGATTTAAACCAAAGTAATAGCCTCCTTCAATTTCTATTTTGGAAGACAAATCATAACTACTTTGTATTATTAAATCAACGCCAAATGGTTCTTCGTCTATAAAAACTATAG
The genomic region above belongs to Dokdonia sp. Dokd-P16 and contains:
- the ileS gene encoding isoleucine--tRNA ligase; translation: MSAKFTEYKGLDLPNIASEVLAYWKENDVFEKSVTSREGAKPYVFFEGPPSANGLPGVHHVLARAIKDIFPRYKTMKGFQVKRKAGWDTHGLPVELGVEKELGITKEDIGTKITVEEYNEACKKAVMRYTDIWNDLTEKMGYWVDMEDPYITYKAKYMETVWWLLKQIYNKDLLYKGYTIQPYSPKAGTGLSSHELNQPGCYRDVTDTTVVAQFKITDQGENPLAKELADGQTYFIAWTTTPWTLPSNTALTVGKKIDYVLVETFNQYTFEPVKVILAKNLISKQFDKKFVSASAKEELDAYTAGDKKIPYYVAREFKGADLLELRYEQLFDFVQPNDNPQDAFRVIAGDFVTTEDGTGIVHTAPTFGADDALVAKLASPEIPPLLIKNEDGNLVPLVDLQGKFRPELKEFGNKYIKNEYYADGEAPERSMDVELAIRLKEENKAFKVEKYVHSYPHCWRTDKPVLYYPLDSWFIKVTDFKDRMHELNLGVNWKPKSTGEGRFGNWLANANDWNLSRSRFWGIPLPIWRTEDGKEEILIGSIAELKAEIQKALDKGVMDADPFEGFKVGDMSEENYELVDLHKNIVDKITLVSESGKPMSREADLIDVWFDSGSMPYAQWHYPFENKELVEDTWRKADFIAEGVDQTRGWFYTLHAIATMIFDDVAYKNVVSNGLVLDKNGQKMSKRLGNATDPFETLEKYGPDATRWYMISNANPWDNLKFDLEGIEEVKRKFFGTLYNTYNFFALYANLDNFSFAEAEIALSQRPEIDRWILSELHSLIATVDKFYEEYEPTKATRAIDTFVQENLSNWFVRLSRRRFWKGEYATDKISAYQTLYTCLETVAKLSAPVAPFFMEKLYKDLNAATGREDFESIHLAEFPVSDATYIDVALEHKMQKAQIVSSLTLSLRAKEKIKVRQPLQRIMIPVLNENDKNEILAVADLIKSEVNVKEIELISDDSGILVKQIKPNFKVLGPRFGKDMKLIASKINSLQAEDIAKIEQDGELTVEINGENTILQAGDVEITSQDIEGWLVASNAGVTVALDVTISEELKKEGVARELVNRIQNLRKDSGFEVTDRIHIQLQEEPSIAQTVLTNADYIKAETLADSLELVPTLSDGLEIAFDDITTFLTISKQ